TTATCCGGAGTTCGACGCCGGTGCCCGAGTCGCGCACATGGTGACGGGAAAGATGCTCGACTACATCGAGATGGAAGATGGCTTCTCCATCATCAAGATGCATCCTCCGCGGGATATCCAAGGCTTCACGATAGGTGAATCGAGGATTCGGGAGAGATTCGGTGTCACCATCATCGGTGTGAAGGCACCTGGCCAGCCGTTCGAATACACCACGCCCCAAACCAGGGTTGGGCCAGAGGACATCATCATCGTCTCTGGGGATTCGGAACTCTTGGAGAGCTTCGCGAACAGGTAAGTGCAGCGCGTGGGTTCAACGTGGGTTTGGCGCGGGTCTAATACACGGGTGCAGTGCGTGGGTTCGGCGTGAGTTCGGCGCGGGTCTAATACACAGGTTCAGTGCGTGCGCGCAGTGCGTGCGCGCAACAGGGGGCGAGCCGGATTATGTGTCGGTGACGCACTCTATGCTTGAGATATGAGTCCCAAGGCGCCTGCGATCACCTTCAGTTGCACAGAATGCGGATGGACCACCAGCAAGTGGGTGGGCCGCTGCCCGCAGTGCCAAGCGTGGGGAAGCCTTGAGGAAGGTGAAAGCCGGGCGCCAGTAGCACTTGCACCGCACAGTCCGGCCCAACCCATCACGGAGGTTTCAACCACAGCCTCACACAAGCGCCCCACTGGCGTAGATGAGCTAGATCGGGTGTTGGGCGGCGGGCTAGTTCCAGGTGCTGTGGTGCTGATGGCAGGTGAACCCGGGGTGGGCAAATCAACACTGCTGCTCGCCGTGGCTGCTCAGGCAGCAGAACAAGCGCAAGAGTCCGGCCAGGCACCGGTTCTTTACGTGACCGGCGAGGAATCGGCATCGCAGGTGCGGCTGCGCGCCGAACGTATCGGGGCAATGCATCCACACTTGCACCTGACTGCGGAATCGGATCTTTCCCGGGTCGTAGGCCATATCCAGCGAACCGATCCCAGCCTCGTTGTGATCGATTCTGTTCAGACCATCGCGGATTCAACGGTTGACGGGATAGCGGGTGGAACGGCGCAGGTGCGCGCAGTGGCGGCGGCACTAGTCTCAGCTGCCAAGTCCCGCTCAGTACCCGTGCTATTGGTTGGCCACGTAACCAAGGATGGTTCGATTGCCGGCCCTCGCGTACTGGAACACCTCGTGGATGTTGTCTGCCAATTCGAAGGCGATCGGCATTCCCCTCTGCGTATGGTCCGCGCAGTTAAGAACAGGTACGGGCCAACGGATGAAGTCGGCTGCTTTGAAATGGTTGATGCCGGGATCGTAGGGCTTCCGGACCCCTCCGGCTTGTTCCTCTCTGCCCGGAACGTGACCGTTCCGGGCACCTGCGCCACTATGACACTTGAGGGCAGGCGTCCCATGCCCGTGGAAGTCCAAGGCCTCATCGTGCAGGCATCTGGTTCTCCCCATCGCACAACAAGCGGCGTTGATTCCTCCCGGGTGGCCATGACCGTGGCGGTGCTGCAGTCACGTTTGGGATTTGAACTGGATCGGAAGGACATCTTCGTCTCTACCGTGGGCGGTGCGCGCGCTCAGGAGCCTGCTTCGGATGCCGCGGTGGCGCTAGCCCTCGCCTCTGCGCAGTTGGACCTGCCGCTCGCCCCGGCCGTCATTGCGATCGGTGAGGTCTCCCTGACAGGCGAACTCCGCCCTGTCACAGGCTTACAGCAACGCCTCGCCGAAGCGCGCAGGCTCGGCTTTACCACAGCCATCGTTCCGCCACAGACCGAAGGCCTCAAGGTACCTGAGGGAATGGTGGTGCACCCCTGCAGCGACATCGTCACGGCGATGAAAGCCGTTCTGCCTTTGGACACGTTGAACTGACTCGTTCACCGTTCAAAGTGTCCACCGGAACTCAGCGCTCCCCTTGGGAACGTTGAACTGACTGCTGCGGCAAAGTATCGGAGTACGTGAGCAAATACCGGATCACTCGAGTACCGGTAGGGCTAGCGGGTTCACGGCAACACCCAGATCTCACACGTCAGTTGACGTGGAACGTGGTGGTTGCCGTGGCATCCGAATCATCAAAGGTCAGCGCGGCCTGGTATGTTCCTGCTTGCGATGGATTAGTTGCCGCGTCCACACACCCCGTGCCGATTCCACCATTCCACTGCACGGAGACAGTGGTTTCCATGTCCCTATCCAGAAGCCTCAAACTACTCTCGGATCCACTCTGGCAATCAGCAGTTGATGCCAGCGCCGCAGATCCAGACGTGACCCCGACCGTCATGTTCCCCCACCCAACATCGATGTAACACGGGTTTTGGGTAGATGTGTTATGGAGCGTGACGGTGAAGTTTGCAGCTCCACCGGCCACAACCGAATCAGTCACCGCAATTGCCACGTCGAGGTCAGATGACGTGCAGGCCACAGGGGTGTACTGCGAGGTAGGACTCACAACCGTGGCAGTACTTCGATCCTGCAGCTGCCCAATCACGAACTTGCCCACGAGGACCACACAAATGACTGCCACTAAGAGCCCCGCGGAGATCAATCCAATCTTGCGGCGGCGAGCCTTCACTGCACGGACTCTGCGTTCCTCAGCGCGCTTGAGCCGTGAGCCTTGCACCCTGTTGTCGGCCGCGGCGGCGCGAGTAGTAGACGTTGCGGCCCGCCGTTCTGGGCTCTTGCGGGGGCTACCAGCGGAGTCTTTCCTCACCTTGGCTGGCCTGCCGCTTCCACCATGCGCAGAATCCGTGCGCTTGACCCGCGGGTTACCTGCCGTCTGAGAGGTGCTACCAGCGTTCCGAGTGACCTTGCGCTGCGGTTGCTTCCGAGGCACCGTTCCAGTTGTTCCAACCTGGCCAGTCCCAGCAACCCGCTTTTCGGAAGCGCCGCCAGATTCTCTCTGTGCATCGGACGCTCTAGTGGGCTTCTTGGCAGTGCCGGGCCGATTCTTGGCGGGATCCTTGGACTCTCTCACGCGGTCACCGTACCATCTGGGATCGCACCACAGCTGAATACTCGCTTGAGCTGATCTCCTGCTCTATTGCACTCCCTGGTGGCCTCACTCCCGAGCCGTGAGGCAGACTGTTGAGATGCAGAATCTGCTCATGAGTTGGTACAACACCTCGGCCCGGCAACTTCCGTGGCGAGACCCAGGGACCGATCCGTGGGCCATTCTCGTGTGTGAGGTCATGAGTCAACAGACTCCCATTGCCCGGGTGTTGCCTGCTTGGGAGGAATGGATGGCACGGTGGCCCGATCCTACGGCACTCGCTGAGGCCTCCCCAGCACACGTCATAATCGCGTGGGGAACGCTTGGATATCCTCGCCGGGCGCTGCGACTACAGGAATGCGCTGGCGTCGTCGTCGAAAAATGGGACGGTACGCTTCCCCGGTCGCGAGAAGATCTTCTTTCGCTTCCCGGAATTGGGCCATACACAGCGGACGCCATCATCGCATTCGCCTACCGCGAGCGCACTACCGTGCTGGACGTGAACGTGCGCCGAGTGCTCGCACGAATCTACGGCGAAGCGGCACCACCTACGTCTCTCAAAGCGTGGGAAGTTGAAAGGGCCTCCCACCTCGTTCCGGACGACGGTGAGGCTGCCTCCCAGTGGAATGCGGCGATTATGGAACTCGGGGCACTCATCTGCACTGCACGCAATCCACGCTGCGAAC
The DNA window shown above is from Changpingibacter yushuensis and carries:
- the radA gene encoding DNA repair protein RadA, whose protein sequence is MSPKAPAITFSCTECGWTTSKWVGRCPQCQAWGSLEEGESRAPVALAPHSPAQPITEVSTTASHKRPTGVDELDRVLGGGLVPGAVVLMAGEPGVGKSTLLLAVAAQAAEQAQESGQAPVLYVTGEESASQVRLRAERIGAMHPHLHLTAESDLSRVVGHIQRTDPSLVVIDSVQTIADSTVDGIAGGTAQVRAVAAALVSAAKSRSVPVLLVGHVTKDGSIAGPRVLEHLVDVVCQFEGDRHSPLRMVRAVKNRYGPTDEVGCFEMVDAGIVGLPDPSGLFLSARNVTVPGTCATMTLEGRRPMPVEVQGLIVQASGSPHRTTSGVDSSRVAMTVAVLQSRLGFELDRKDIFVSTVGGARAQEPASDAAVALALASAQLDLPLAPAVIAIGEVSLTGELRPVTGLQQRLAEARRLGFTTAIVPPQTEGLKVPEGMVVHPCSDIVTAMKAVLPLDTLN
- a CDS encoding A/G-specific adenine glycosylase; the protein is MSWYNTSARQLPWRDPGTDPWAILVCEVMSQQTPIARVLPAWEEWMARWPDPTALAEASPAHVIIAWGTLGYPRRALRLQECAGVVVEKWDGTLPRSREDLLSLPGIGPYTADAIIAFAYRERTTVLDVNVRRVLARIYGEAAPPTSLKAWEVERASHLVPDDGEAASQWNAAIMELGALICTARNPRCEQCPIAPHCAWLKLGKPEAATPRKVQAFEGTHRQARGKVMRVLRTAHAPIGVEELRERSGLPEVRFEPALTTLLADGLAAATPGGIQLPIE